The Penicillium oxalicum strain HP7-1 chromosome IV, whole genome shotgun sequence genome contains a region encoding:
- a CDS encoding Cytidine deaminase produces the protein MPPINSPISAEELHTLSTKAIEAKTAAYCPYSKFRVGACILTASGDFVVGANIENVAYPVGTCAERVAFATAIVAGHKEFRAIAVATDITPGASPCGMCRQYMREFTTPSFPIYMYDGQGNYVMKTMGELLPNSFGPEDLPK, from the exons ATGCCTCCCATCAACTCCCCCATCTCGGCCGAAGAGCTCCACACTCTGTCCACCAAGgccatcgaggccaagacCGCCGCATACT GCCCGTACTCCAAATTCCGCGTCGGCGCATGCATTCTGACCGCGTCCGGTGACTTTGTCGTCGGAGCTAATATCGAAAATGTCGCCTATCCCGTAGGAACCTGTGCGGAGCGCGTCGCTTTCGCCACGGCTATT GTTGCCGGCCACAAAGAGTTCCGCGCTATTGCCGTTGCCACTGACATCACGCCTGGAGCTTCACCCTGTGGAATGTGTCGACAATA TATGCGAGAATTCACCACTCCTTCCTTCCCTATATACATGTATGACGGACAAGGGAACTATGTCATGAAGACGATGGGCGAG TTGTTGCCAAACTCGTTCGGGCCCGAGGATCTGCCCAAATAA